The following coding sequences are from one Devosia neptuniae window:
- a CDS encoding Vgb family protein: protein MKTSTAEILSEYGPYPGINDVNGVTFDGQNVWFASGDKINAVDPDSGAPVRSIGADAYAGTAFDGQHIFQVAENRIDKIDPATGRVLASIPAPGGGHDSGLAWAEGTLWVGEYRGRKIHQIDPETGTVLRTIESNRFVTGVTWADGELWHATWQDDKSELRHIDRHTGEVLEILEMPDGMGVSGLESDGADRFFCGGGSSGKLRAVRRPERAKVSAG, encoded by the coding sequence ATGAAAACCTCTACCGCCGAGATCCTGAGCGAGTACGGCCCCTATCCAGGCATCAATGACGTCAACGGCGTAACCTTTGACGGCCAAAACGTCTGGTTCGCCTCGGGTGACAAGATCAATGCCGTCGATCCCGATAGCGGCGCCCCGGTCCGCTCGATCGGCGCTGACGCCTATGCCGGAACCGCCTTCGATGGCCAGCATATCTTCCAGGTTGCCGAAAACCGCATCGACAAGATCGATCCTGCCACTGGCCGCGTCCTCGCCTCCATTCCGGCGCCGGGCGGCGGTCACGATTCCGGCCTGGCCTGGGCCGAAGGCACGCTCTGGGTTGGGGAATATCGCGGCCGCAAGATCCACCAGATCGATCCGGAAACCGGCACCGTCCTGCGCACGATCGAATCCAACCGCTTCGTCACCGGCGTCACCTGGGCCGATGGCGAGCTCTGGCACGCCACCTGGCAGGACGACAAAAGCGAGTTGCGCCACATCGACCGGCACACCGGCGAAGTGCTGGAAATCCTGGAAATGCCGGACGGAATGGGTGTTTCCGGCCTTGAATCCGACGGCGCCGACCGCTTCTTCTGCGGCGGCGGCAGCAGCGGCAAACTCCGCGCCGTCCGCCGTCCCGAACGCGCCAAGGTATCGGCCGGCTAG
- a CDS encoding helix-turn-helix domain-containing protein translates to MDALIAAAARALATGDVLGALNRVALRDDAPALALRGIAMAQLGDFPRAKTLLKSAARAFGPGEAIARARCTVAEAEIAFVSRDLGWPEATLAKARTTLEARGDHINATHALHLEVRRLLLLGRLDDAERQLGGLAQPPLPPALIAAHEMIIAGIAMRRLQAAAARAALARAYLAARQSGIAALLAEVDNASAMLDAPAARLIAHNEQRILRIDEIETLLASDALIVDASRNVVRGPQSVISLATRPVLFALARTLAEAWPHDVARDVLLIRAFGARHADESHRARLRVEIGRLRALLRPSAGVIATKNGFLLKPAQKRDVILLAPPLEERHAAILALLADGEAWSSSALAIALGASARTVQRALEELAAAGKVQSFGRGRALRWITPSIPGFPTILLLPGPLPGG, encoded by the coding sequence ATGGACGCCCTGATCGCAGCCGCAGCGCGGGCGCTGGCGACCGGTGACGTCCTGGGCGCTCTGAACCGCGTGGCCCTGCGCGATGACGCCCCGGCGCTGGCCCTGCGCGGCATCGCCATGGCGCAATTGGGCGACTTTCCCCGCGCCAAAACACTGCTGAAAAGCGCGGCCCGCGCCTTCGGTCCCGGCGAAGCCATCGCTCGGGCCCGCTGCACTGTCGCCGAAGCCGAAATCGCCTTCGTATCACGCGATCTGGGGTGGCCCGAAGCCACTCTCGCCAAGGCCCGCACAACGCTTGAGGCTCGCGGCGACCACATCAATGCCACCCACGCCCTCCACCTCGAGGTGCGCCGCCTGCTGCTGCTCGGCCGCCTGGACGATGCCGAACGCCAACTGGGAGGGCTTGCTCAGCCGCCACTACCGCCCGCCCTCATCGCCGCCCACGAAATGATCATCGCCGGCATCGCCATGCGGCGCCTGCAGGCAGCCGCAGCACGTGCCGCCCTGGCCCGCGCGTATCTTGCCGCTCGCCAGTCAGGCATTGCAGCGCTCCTGGCCGAAGTCGACAACGCCTCCGCCATGCTGGACGCTCCAGCCGCCCGCCTGATTGCCCACAACGAGCAGCGCATCCTGCGCATCGATGAAATCGAAACCCTGCTGGCCTCGGATGCCCTGATCGTCGATGCCAGCCGCAATGTGGTGCGCGGCCCGCAGAGTGTGATTTCCCTTGCCACCCGCCCGGTGCTCTTCGCGCTGGCCCGCACGCTGGCTGAAGCCTGGCCGCACGACGTCGCCCGGGACGTGCTGCTCATCCGCGCCTTTGGCGCTCGGCATGCCGATGAATCCCACCGCGCCCGCCTGCGGGTCGAAATCGGCCGCCTGCGCGCCCTGCTCCGCCCCTCGGCCGGTGTGATCGCGACCAAAAACGGCTTCCTGCTAAAGCCGGCTCAAAAGCGCGATGTCATCCTGCTGGCGCCGCCCCTCGAAGAGCGCCACGCTGCAATCCTCGCTTTGCTTGCCGATGGCGAGGCCTGGTCCAGCTCCGCCCTGGCAATCGCGCTCGGCGCCAGTGCCCGCACCGTGCAGCGCGCGCTTGAAGAACTGGCAGCGGCCGGCAAAGTGCAATCGTTCGGCCGCGGCCGGGCGCTACGCTGGATCACGCCATCCATTCCCGGTTTCCCGACAATCTTGTTACTCCCAGGCCCGTTGCCCGGCGGTTAG
- a CDS encoding HlyU family transcriptional regulator, producing the protein MSFLKKLFGGGSSSESAPAGDKVLGEEGYKDFLIKAIEMRAGSELQLAGIIEKSVGGELKTYRFVRADRMSSKDDLVALAFNKGRQIIDEQGERIFS; encoded by the coding sequence ATGTCGTTTTTGAAGAAGCTTTTCGGTGGTGGCAGCAGCAGCGAGAGCGCGCCGGCCGGCGACAAAGTGCTGGGCGAAGAGGGCTATAAGGACTTTCTGATCAAGGCTATCGAAATGCGGGCGGGCAGCGAATTGCAGCTGGCCGGGATCATCGAAAAGAGCGTTGGCGGCGAGCTCAAGACCTACCGCTTCGTGCGGGCCGACCGCATGAGTTCCAAGGATGACCTGGTGGCACTGGCCTTCAACAAGGGCCGGCAGATCATCGACGAGCAGGGCGAGCGCATCTTCAGCTAG
- a CDS encoding SRPBCC family protein has protein sequence MPDILHRIGIKSASTQEAYAALNTIDGLAGWWTSDTQGQTEIGGELRFRFGASGGFDMKVLELDPGKRVLWEVIDGPAEWIGTRISFDLKQEDDYAIVLFKHMGWKEPVEFMHHCSTKWGSFLMSLKALIETGKGQPHPHDVLIDNWK, from the coding sequence ATGCCGGATATTCTGCACAGGATTGGTATCAAGTCTGCTTCCACCCAGGAAGCCTATGCGGCGCTCAACACTATTGACGGCCTTGCCGGCTGGTGGACGAGCGACACGCAGGGGCAGACCGAAATCGGGGGCGAATTGCGGTTCCGCTTCGGCGCCTCGGGCGGCTTCGACATGAAGGTGCTCGAGCTTGACCCGGGCAAGCGGGTGCTCTGGGAGGTGATCGACGGGCCGGCCGAGTGGATCGGTACCAGGATCAGTTTCGATCTTAAGCAGGAGGACGACTACGCCATCGTCCTGTTCAAGCATATGGGCTGGAAGGAGCCGGTGGAGTTCATGCACCACTGCAGCACCAAGTGGGGAAGCTTTTTGATGAGCCTCAAGGCCCTGATCGAGACGGGCAAGGGCCAGCCGCATCCCCATGACGTGCTGATCGACAATTGGAAGTAA
- a CDS encoding DUF2442 domain-containing protein gives MTRLKSTASGCCEFGSGRTTPRLKVTSIRAIVPFKLVVSFSDGSSGTFDAASMIGERGEGTEPLRERRFFGMVELANGVPTWPNHFDISPLWLREEMEKRGELILPLPVRRRR, from the coding sequence ATGACGAGATTAAAAAGCACGGCGTCTGGGTGCTGTGAGTTTGGTAGTGGACGCACCACCCCCCGCCTCAAGGTCACCTCCATCCGCGCCATTGTGCCGTTCAAGCTGGTGGTGAGCTTTTCCGATGGGTCGAGCGGCACGTTTGATGCGGCGAGCATGATCGGGGAGCGCGGCGAGGGGACGGAGCCTTTGCGGGAGCGGCGGTTTTTTGGCATGGTCGAGCTGGCCAATGGCGTGCCGACCTGGCCGAACCATTTCGACATTTCCCCGCTCTGGCTGCGCGAGGAAATGGAAAAACGCGGCGAGTTGATATTGCCTTTGCCGGTGCGGCGCAGGCGCTAG
- a CDS encoding DUF2442 domain-containing protein, which translates to MPISSNAEQNRPAGLEESAPKFSVPWRVASVRALPNFRLEVTFVDGVSGIVDAFNLVHANDAGVFAVLRDGDIFAKAHVDYGAVTWPGNLDLAPDAMYDEIKKHGVWVL; encoded by the coding sequence ATGCCGATCTCGTCAAATGCCGAACAGAATCGACCCGCTGGCCTAGAGGAAAGCGCTCCGAAATTCTCTGTGCCCTGGCGGGTCGCGAGTGTGCGTGCCTTGCCCAATTTTCGGCTGGAAGTGACATTTGTCGACGGGGTATCAGGCATCGTGGACGCGTTTAACCTGGTACACGCGAACGACGCTGGCGTTTTTGCTGTCCTGCGCGATGGGGATATTTTCGCCAAGGCACATGTGGACTATGGCGCGGTGACGTGGCCAGGCAATCTCGATCTGGCGCCCGACGCGATGTATGACGAGATTAAAAAGCACGGCGTCTGGGTGCTGTGA